From the genome of Leptodactylus fuscus isolate aLepFus1 chromosome 1, aLepFus1.hap2, whole genome shotgun sequence, one region includes:
- the CDC42SE2 gene encoding CDC42 small effector protein 2: MSEFWLCFNCCIAEQPQPKRRRRIDRSMIGEPTNFVHTAHVGSGDVFSGMNSVSSIQNQMQSKGGYGGNMSANVQMQLVDTKAG; this comes from the exons ATGAGTGAATTCTGGTTGTGTTTCAACTGCTGCATTGCAGAACAACCGCAGCCT AAAAGGAGGCGGCGTATTGACAGAAGCATGATAGGAGAACCCACAAACTTTGTTCATACTGCACATGTAGGATCAGGGGATGTATTTAGTGGTATGAATTCA GTGAGTTCTATCCAAAACCAAATGCAGTCAAAGGGCGGCTATGGTGGTAACATGTCTGCGAACGTCCAGATGCAGCTTGTAGATACAAAAGCGGGATAA